In one Chionomys nivalis chromosome 13, mChiNiv1.1, whole genome shotgun sequence genomic region, the following are encoded:
- the LOC130885683 gene encoding vomeronasal type-1 receptor 4-like has product MLLKFIKQIIFLFMTMFGTLGNISVSVNYMFSWCGGPEKKPIHLILIHLAFTNIIILLAKGLPKTMAAFGLRNFLDDRGCKILIYLTRVARGVSICTSGLLTVVQAIIISPRASGWKRLRPKSAWHILPFFSSLWILNALIGMNLIHSITNTSLNISQFMSEDNYCYFMLENQKTKWIALPLMVLRDAVFQGAMGGASGYMVLLLHKHHQHVLHLQNSKLLYRTPTELRAAQSVLLLMVCFVFFYWAECVFSLLLSLSLADKSLMLNIQEFIILGYATFSPAVLIHRDRLLPECWHPQWEKLRKCFSPLFVQ; this is encoded by the coding sequence atgcttttaaaatttattaagcaAATAATTTTCCTCTTCATGACTATGTTTGGCACTCTGGggaacatttctgtttctgtgaattaTATGTTCAGTTGGTGCGGAGGGCCTGAGAAGAAACCCATACACCTTATTCTCATCCACTTGGCTTTTACAAACATCATAATCCTTCTTGCAAAAGGATTGCCAAAGACAATGGCAGCTTTTGGTTTGAGAAACTTTCTAGATGACAGAGGATGCAAGATCCTCATTTACCTGACAAGGGTGGCCCGTGGAGTTTCCATCTGCACCAGCGGTCTCCTCACTGTGGTCCAGGCCATCATCATCAGTCCCAGAGCATCTGGGTGGAAAAGGCTCAGACCAAAGTCTGCATGGCACATCCTTCCATTCTTTTCATCCCTTTGGATACTCAATGCTTTAATAGGTATGAACCTAATCCATTCCATCACAAATACAAGCCTGAATATATCACAGTTTATGAGTGAAGACAACTATTGTTATTTTATGctagaaaatcagaaaacaaaatggattGCTCTCCCTCTCATGGTCCTGAGAGATGCTGTGTTTCAGGGAGCCATGGGAGGGGCCAGTGGCTACATGGTACTTCTTCTCCACAAGCACCACCAGCATGTCCTACACCTCCAGAACTCCAAACTTCTCTACAGAACTCCCACTGAGCTGAGAGCTGCTCAGAGTGTCCTCCTTCTGatggtctgttttgttttcttctattgggCTGAATGTGTTTTTTCTCTACTTTTAAGTCTTTCTTTAGCGGACAAATCCTTGATGTTAAATATTCAAGAATTTATAATCCTTGGTTATGCAACTTTTAGCCCTGCTGTGTTGATTCACAGGGATAGACTTCTCCCTGAGTGTTGGCATCCTCAGTGGgagaaattgagaaaatgtttctctcCTTTATTCGTTCAATGA